One window from the genome of Prochlorococcus marinus CUG1438 encodes:
- a CDS encoding glutathione S-transferase N-terminal domain-containing protein: MKNDILYSFRRCPYAIRARWALLICDIKVEIREIDLKNKPLDFLNNSKTKTVPILIKKNSEVIQESLEIILWALTESKKKNIKLIYFPENKKDDIFEIINENDKEFKYHLDRFKYATRYQNSNEEFHFSKAIKFIKKWNELLTEKKFFFGENPTIADWSIWPFVRQFKIACESQKRTNYLEPSIKSWLDSFENNIKFKTLMYKYELWDPNSKKNYFPSD, translated from the coding sequence ATGAAAAACGATATTTTATATTCATTTCGAAGATGTCCATATGCAATTCGTGCAAGATGGGCCCTGTTAATTTGCGATATAAAAGTAGAGATAAGAGAAATTGATTTAAAAAATAAACCTCTAGATTTTTTAAATAATTCAAAGACGAAAACTGTTCCAATACTTATAAAAAAAAATAGTGAAGTTATTCAAGAAAGTCTTGAAATCATCCTATGGGCTCTCACAGAGTCAAAAAAGAAAAATATCAAATTAATTTATTTCCCTGAGAACAAAAAGGATGATATTTTTGAAATAATTAATGAAAACGATAAGGAATTCAAATATCATTTAGATCGATTTAAATATGCCACAAGATATCAAAATAGTAATGAAGAATTTCATTTCTCAAAAGCAATTAAATTTATCAAGAAATGGAACGAACTTCTTACAGAAAAAAAATTCTTTTTTGGAGAGAACCCCACAATCGCTGATTGGTCTATTTGGCCTTTTGTAAGACAGTTTAAAATCGCTTGTGAAAGTCAAAAAAGAACAAATTATTTGGAGCCCTCAATAAAGAGCTGGTTAGATTCATTTGAAAACAATATAAAATTTAAAACTTTAATGTATAAATACGAATTATGGGACCCAAATTCTAAAAAGAATTATTTCCCTTCTGATTAG
- a CDS encoding GIY-YIG nuclease family protein → MSGYVYLIRVGDLYRIGKTDNLDKKIKKLKPDELLTSIMTKEPETLEARLLRKYKSQRIPETGYLKLSKRQIRECKKQFELKGSLPHTLDAEVSITLFASFILFSLSSFILNYLNFGFVKSISYSFGMASLPMVILFITGSFGGYFSEDLSLFSLLTNRIKGLFIAIAMLSMAYLIFNLG, encoded by the coding sequence ATGTCGGGATATGTTTATCTTATTAGAGTAGGAGACCTTTATAGGATTGGGAAAACGGATAATCTTGACAAGAAAATTAAGAAATTAAAGCCAGATGAATTATTAACATCAATTATGACAAAGGAGCCAGAAACTCTTGAAGCAAGATTACTAAGAAAATATAAGTCGCAAAGAATTCCTGAAACTGGTTATTTAAAGCTTTCTAAAAGACAAATTAGAGAATGTAAAAAGCAATTTGAATTAAAGGGTAGCTTACCTCACACTTTAGATGCTGAAGTTTCAATAACTCTATTTGCATCTTTTATATTATTTTCATTAAGTTCCTTTATTCTTAATTATTTAAATTTTGGATTTGTAAAATCTATATCTTATTCTTTCGGAATGGCATCTCTACCAATGGTTATATTATTTATTACAGGTAGTTTTGGCGGATACTTTTCTGAAGATTTATCTCTTTTTTCATTGTTAACTAATCGAATAAAAGGATTATTTATTGCAATTGCAATGCTTTCAATGGCTTACTTAATTTTCAATTTAGGTTGA
- a CDS encoding SDR family NAD(P)-dependent oxidoreductase, producing the protein MRTILISGASRGIGLNIAHKELKEGNRISVGIRDLESLKGSAIDPKKWPDGKIIINHYDALKKITAENWIKNTVDEFGGFDSVINCSGVLSKVPFLYKDGDEEDILNTLNINFLAIWNLCRLSWDHLCDSARGRIIVLVSMSGKRSKGDLAAYSSSKFALMGLCQTMKNKGWDKNIRVSAICPSWVNTKMAQNISSLNKSSMTQPEDIAEICSTILKLPTQSVPFEIALNCNYEIST; encoded by the coding sequence ATGAGAACCATATTAATAAGTGGAGCAAGTAGAGGTATTGGACTAAATATTGCACACAAGGAATTAAAAGAAGGTAATAGAATTAGTGTTGGCATAAGAGATTTAGAATCATTAAAAGGAAGCGCTATTGATCCAAAAAAATGGCCAGATGGGAAAATTATAATTAACCACTATGATGCATTAAAAAAAATTACAGCCGAAAATTGGATAAAGAATACCGTAGATGAATTTGGAGGATTTGATTCAGTAATAAATTGCTCTGGAGTATTATCAAAAGTTCCTTTCTTATACAAAGATGGTGATGAAGAAGATATTTTAAATACATTAAATATCAATTTCTTGGCAATTTGGAATTTATGTAGGCTTTCTTGGGATCATTTATGTGACTCAGCCAGAGGAAGAATTATTGTTTTAGTTTCAATGAGTGGGAAAAGATCTAAAGGTGATTTAGCCGCTTATTCTTCTTCAAAGTTTGCTTTGATGGGATTATGCCAAACGATGAAAAATAAAGGTTGGGATAAAAATATAAGGGTTTCAGCAATTTGCCCAAGCTGGGTTAATACAAAAATGGCCCAAAATATATCTTCCTTAAACAAATCAAGCATGACACAACCTGAAGATATTGCTGAAATATGCTCAACTATTCTTAAGTTACCTACCCAATCAGTTCCATTTGAAATTGCCTTAAATTGTAATTATGAAATTTCAACCTAA
- a CDS encoding lycopene cyclase family protein encodes MSKENMPDVLVLGAGPAGMAIASALGKEKLDVEVLSPNGPDEPWPNTYGIWGKEVDQLGLQDLLEYRWKNTVSFFGHGALEEQDDENKATEHSLDYGLFDKKKLHNYWFNECNKSLIKWHQGFANKINFEKYKSTVTTKDGKTYSARLVVDATGYDPVFLKLKSCGPLAVQTCYGIVGNFSKPPLKKGQFVLMDYRNDHLNHEQKKEPPTFLYAMDMGDGKYFLEETSLGLVNPLTMENLKERLEKRLSYRNISITSMQHEELGLFLPMNMPIPDFKQQILGYGGAASMVHPASGYLIGNVLRRAPLVAKAVSEAIKNKNLSTYHIARKGWETLWSKELIRKKSLYQFGLEKLMRFDEKLLREFFGSFFQLPKNQWYGFLTDTLSLKEIVYAMCVMFIKAPWSVKKGLMIMHGREFKMLLRIIFPNI; translated from the coding sequence ATGTCAAAAGAAAATATGCCAGATGTTCTTGTTTTGGGTGCAGGGCCTGCAGGTATGGCAATTGCCTCAGCTTTAGGGAAGGAAAAATTAGATGTTGAAGTGCTTTCTCCAAATGGACCAGATGAGCCTTGGCCTAACACATATGGCATTTGGGGAAAGGAAGTTGATCAACTAGGGCTTCAAGATTTACTTGAATATAGATGGAAGAATACTGTAAGTTTTTTTGGACATGGTGCTTTAGAAGAACAGGACGACGAGAATAAAGCCACGGAACATTCACTAGATTATGGACTATTTGATAAGAAGAAACTCCACAATTATTGGTTTAATGAATGCAATAAGTCTCTTATTAAATGGCATCAAGGCTTTGCAAACAAAATAAATTTTGAAAAATACAAAAGTACAGTAACTACAAAAGATGGTAAGACTTACTCTGCAAGATTAGTAGTAGATGCGACAGGATATGATCCTGTTTTTCTTAAATTAAAATCATGTGGTCCCTTAGCAGTCCAAACTTGTTATGGAATAGTAGGAAATTTTAGTAAACCTCCACTTAAGAAAGGGCAGTTTGTTTTAATGGACTATAGAAATGACCATCTTAACCATGAGCAAAAAAAAGAACCGCCAACTTTTCTTTATGCCATGGATATGGGGGATGGTAAGTATTTTCTTGAAGAGACCTCTCTTGGTTTAGTAAATCCTCTAACAATGGAAAATCTAAAAGAGAGACTAGAGAAGAGACTTTCTTATCGAAATATATCTATTACAAGCATGCAACATGAAGAGCTTGGCTTATTTCTCCCTATGAACATGCCAATCCCAGATTTCAAGCAACAAATACTTGGATATGGTGGTGCTGCTTCAATGGTACATCCTGCATCTGGATATTTAATTGGTAATGTTTTAAGAAGAGCTCCACTTGTAGCTAAGGCAGTCTCAGAAGCAATTAAAAACAAAAATCTAAGCACCTATCATATTGCTAGAAAAGGTTGGGAAACTTTATGGTCAAAAGAATTAATTAGGAAGAAATCACTTTACCAATTTGGATTAGAAAAACTCATGAGGTTTGACGAGAAACTATTGAGAGAATTTTTTGGCAGTTTTTTCCAACTACCTAAAAATCAATGGTATGGTTTTCTAACTGATACTCTTTCTTTAAAAGAGATTGTATATGCGATGTGCGTTATGTTTATAAAGGCTCCATGGAGTGTAAAGAAAGGTCTTATGATTATGCATGGTAGAGAATTTAAAATGTTACTTAGGATAATATTTCCAAATATATAG
- a CDS encoding SDR family NAD(P)-dependent oxidoreductase, with product MIKNKNILITGGNSGIGFFSIINLLKTKNILYVVIKNEFRKNEFLKKIEKYFDKNFLNKFLNIIENCDLSDLENIKKIKDYFISKKIFLDVVVLNAGLQYTGSFYPKVSKQGIELTFAVNHLAHFYLVNVLKDFIKDKEESRIIITSSDVHDPKSSGGNIGKKAGLNNLVDFREKVTGQFLDFNADEAYKNSKLCNILFAKELQKKLKLSSSKISVITWAPGLVIPNDDLGFFRYSKRFNHFGYLIFSKAAKNILGISESIENAGKILSKIVLDSNLNDIGFIHLSNKLISFKKHKLVESSVSNEANSAELASKLWILSEEICRSFGFVTFNI from the coding sequence ATGATTAAAAATAAAAATATTTTAATTACTGGAGGTAATTCAGGAATAGGTTTTTTTTCCATTATTAATTTACTAAAGACGAAAAATATTTTATATGTCGTAATAAAAAACGAATTTAGAAAGAATGAATTTCTAAAAAAAATTGAGAAATATTTTGATAAAAATTTCCTTAATAAATTTTTAAATATTATTGAAAATTGTGATCTTTCAGATCTAGAAAATATTAAAAAAATTAAAGATTACTTTATTAGTAAAAAGATTTTTTTAGATGTTGTTGTTTTAAATGCAGGATTACAATATACAGGCTCTTTTTACCCTAAAGTATCGAAACAAGGCATAGAACTAACTTTTGCGGTAAATCATCTTGCACATTTTTACTTGGTAAATGTCCTTAAAGATTTTATTAAAGATAAAGAAGAATCTAGAATCATTATTACTTCATCGGATGTTCACGACCCCAAAAGTTCAGGTGGCAATATAGGAAAGAAAGCAGGACTTAATAATTTAGTTGATTTTAGGGAAAAAGTAACTGGGCAATTTTTAGATTTTAATGCTGATGAAGCTTACAAAAATAGTAAGTTATGTAATATTTTGTTTGCTAAAGAACTTCAAAAAAAATTAAAACTGTCCTCCAGTAAAATTTCTGTAATTACTTGGGCCCCTGGTCTCGTAATACCAAATGATGATTTGGGTTTTTTTAGATACAGTAAACGTTTTAATCACTTTGGATATTTAATTTTTTCTAAAGCTGCAAAAAATATTTTAGGAATTTCTGAAAGTATAGAAAATGCTGGAAAGATTCTTTCTAAGATTGTCCTGGATTCAAATTTAAATGATATTGGTTTTATACATTTAAGTAATAAACTTATATCTTTTAAAAAACATAAATTAGTTGAAAGTAGTGTTAGTAATGAAGCAAATAGCGCTGAATTGGCTTCAAAACTCTGGATTTTAAGTGAAGAGATTTGCAGATCATTTGGCTTTGTTACTTTCAATATTTAG
- a CDS encoding mechanosensitive ion channel has product MQFVTENILLAISIFFIGILLSIIISKLSKIFFKKISKRTKTNFDDFIFEVISGIIKPIGFLLSFYFSIDYFFADEITFISVSLNILKLFILIIIIKALNKVLIRSLTESTSKINDSSISSMISSLTPLIKALTWTIGSIFFLQNIGVQMTAIWALLSAGGIGAGLALKDPVQEFFEYITILLDKPFQKGEFIKSDGVLGMVERVGVRSSRIRSINGEVIVMSNSALTNGIISNYAQMEKRRLVHNLGVVYETSPKLMKLIPIIIKKIVEETKDASFDRCHFTEFGDFSLNFELVYYIPTNNYLAAMEAQQSINLKIIEQFAINNIEFAFPTQTLNIESNKAK; this is encoded by the coding sequence ATGCAATTTGTTACTGAAAACATCCTTCTTGCAATATCTATTTTTTTTATTGGAATTTTATTGTCGATAATAATTTCCAAACTTTCAAAAATATTCTTCAAAAAGATCTCCAAACGTACAAAAACAAATTTTGATGATTTTATTTTTGAGGTCATTTCTGGAATTATTAAACCTATAGGTTTTCTTCTCTCATTTTATTTTTCAATTGACTATTTTTTTGCTGATGAAATAACTTTTATCTCTGTATCATTGAATATTCTGAAATTATTTATATTGATAATAATAATAAAAGCTCTCAACAAAGTCTTAATCAGATCCTTAACAGAATCGACATCGAAAATAAATGATTCCTCAATCAGTTCAATGATATCTTCACTTACTCCTTTAATAAAAGCATTAACATGGACTATTGGTTCAATCTTTTTCTTACAAAATATAGGTGTGCAAATGACTGCTATTTGGGCTTTACTCAGTGCAGGGGGTATTGGAGCAGGATTAGCTTTGAAAGACCCAGTTCAGGAGTTTTTTGAATACATAACAATTTTGCTTGATAAACCTTTTCAAAAAGGTGAGTTTATAAAATCCGACGGCGTCCTTGGAATGGTTGAGAGGGTCGGGGTAAGATCCTCAAGAATAAGAAGTATCAATGGAGAAGTAATAGTAATGAGCAACAGCGCCCTTACAAATGGAATAATTTCAAATTACGCACAAATGGAAAAAAGAAGGTTAGTGCATAACTTAGGAGTTGTTTATGAAACCTCTCCAAAACTTATGAAATTGATTCCAATAATAATAAAAAAAATTGTTGAAGAGACAAAAGATGCGTCTTTTGATAGATGTCATTTCACAGAATTTGGTGACTTCAGTCTTAATTTCGAACTTGTTTATTACATACCAACAAATAATTATCTTGCTGCGATGGAAGCTCAACAATCTATAAATTTAAAAATAATTGAGCAATTCGCAATTAATAATATTGAGTTTGCATTCCCAACACAAACCCTAAATATTGAAAGTAACAAAGCCAAATGA